A section of the Candidatus Polarisedimenticolia bacterium genome encodes:
- a CDS encoding aldo/keto reductase encodes MPKKTPHSEMQYRILGKTGERVSAIGLGGWHIGGKQVSENLSLRIIRTAIDRGINFMDNSWDYNNGASERRMGRALAGGYRKKVFLMTKIDGRSKKEAARQLEESLHRLKTDCIDLVQHHEVLRFEDPHRIFDKEGAHAALLEARRAGKLRYIGFTGHKDPLIHLHTLEVARLNGFRFDTVQMPLNVMDAHYRSFEKLVLPKLVRQKIGVLGMKSMGNGVILKAKVATPIECLHYALNLPTSVVITGVDSLEILDQAFEAMHTFRKMGPAKVKSLLSRTARAASRGEFEMFKTTSIFDATADNPDWLGEEPKRVQQVMPE; translated from the coding sequence ATGCCGAAGAAGACGCCCCATTCCGAAATGCAATACCGCATCCTGGGCAAGACCGGGGAGCGGGTATCCGCCATCGGCCTGGGCGGCTGGCACATCGGAGGAAAGCAGGTCAGCGAGAACCTCAGCCTGCGCATCATCCGCACCGCAATCGATCGCGGCATCAACTTCATGGACAACTCCTGGGACTACAACAACGGCGCCAGCGAGCGCCGCATGGGGAGGGCCCTCGCAGGCGGCTACCGCAAGAAGGTCTTCCTCATGACCAAGATCGACGGCCGCTCCAAGAAGGAGGCGGCACGGCAGCTGGAGGAGTCGCTGCACCGGCTCAAGACCGACTGCATCGACCTGGTGCAGCATCACGAGGTCCTGCGCTTCGAGGACCCGCACCGGATCTTCGACAAGGAAGGGGCCCATGCGGCGCTGCTCGAAGCCCGCCGTGCAGGGAAGCTGCGCTACATCGGCTTCACCGGCCACAAGGATCCCCTCATTCACCTGCACACTCTGGAAGTGGCCCGGCTGAACGGCTTTCGCTTCGACACCGTCCAGATGCCGCTGAATGTCATGGACGCCCATTACCGCAGCTTCGAGAAGCTGGTCCTGCCGAAGCTGGTTCGCCAGAAAATCGGCGTGCTTGGGATGAAGAGCATGGGGAACGGCGTGATTCTCAAGGCCAAGGTAGCCACCCCGATCGAATGCCTGCATTACGCCTTGAACCTGCCGACCTCGGTGGTCATCACCGGGGTGGACAGCCTGGAGATCCTCGATCAGGCGTTCGAAGCAATGCATACCTTCCGGAAGATGGGGCCGGCCAAGGTGAAATCCCTGCTTTCCAGGACGGCCCGTGCCGCCTCGCGGGGCGAATTCGAGATGTTCAAGACCACCTCGATCTTCGACGCCACCGCCGACAATCCCGACTGGCTGGGGGAAGAGCCGAAGCGGGTGCAGCAGGTGATGCCGGAGTGA